The Bubalus bubalis isolate 160015118507 breed Murrah chromosome 16, NDDB_SH_1, whole genome shotgun sequence genome window below encodes:
- the LOC102405498 gene encoding apolipoprotein A-I, producing the protein MKAVVLTLAVLFLTGSQARHFWQQDDPQSSWDRVKDFATVYVEAIKDSGRDYVAQFEASALGKQLNLKLLDNWDTLASTLSKVREQLGPVTQEFWDNLEKETASLRQEMHKDLEEVKQKVQPYLDEFQKKWHEEVEIYRQKVAPLGEEFREGARQKVQELQDKLSPLAQELRDRARAHVETLRQQLAPYSDDLRQRLTARLEALKEGGGSLAEYHAKASEQLKALGEKAKPALEDLRQGLLPMLESLKVSILAAIDEASKKLNAQ; encoded by the exons ATGAAAGCCGTGGTGCTGACCTTGGCTGTGCTCTTCCTGACGG GAAGCCAGGCTCGGCATTTCTGGCAGCAAGATGACCCCCAGTCATCCTGGGATCGGGTGAAGGATTTTGCCACCGTGTATGTGGAAGCAATCAAGGATAGTGGCAGAGACTATGTGGCCCAATTCGAAGCCTCCGCTTTGGGAAAACAGCTCAA cCTGAAACTCCTGGACAACTGGGACACCCTGGCCAGCACGTTGTCCAAAGTGCGGGAACAGCTGGGCCCGGTGACCCAGGAGTTCTGGGACAACCTGGAAAAGGAGACAGCGTCGCTGAGGCAGGAGATGCACAAGGACCTGGAGGAGGTGAAGCAGAAGGTGCAGCCCTACCTGGACGAGTTCCAGAAGAAGTGGCACGAGGAGGTGGAGATCTACCGCCAGAAGGTGGCGCCGCTGGGCGAGGAGTTTCGCGAGGGCGCGCGCCAGAaggtgcaggagctgcaggacaAGCTGAGCCCGCTGGCCCAGGAGCTCCGCGACCGCGCGCGCGCCCACGTGGAGACGCTGCGGCAGCAGCTGGCGCCCTACAGCGACGACCTGCGCCAGCGGCTGACCGCGCGCCTGGAGGCGCTCAAGGAGGGCGGCGGCAGCCTGGCCGAGTACCACGCCAAGGCCAGCGAGCAGCTGAAGGCGCTGGGCGAGAAGGCCAAGCCGGCGCTGGAGGACCTCCGCCAGGGCCTGCTGCCCATGCTGGAGAGCCTCAAGGTCAGCATCCTGGCCGCCATCGACGAGGCCTCCAAGAAGCTGAACGCCCAGTGA
- the LOC112577643 gene encoding apolipoprotein C-III: MRNQGAMQPRLLLVAAFLALLVLPEATKAEEGSLLDKMKGYVKEATTTAKDVVQKTRDWMTESFSSLKDYWSSFKSKFQ, from the exons ATGAG GAACCAAGGTGCCATGCAGCCCCGGCTGCTCCTTGTGGCTGCCTTCCTGGCGCTCCTGGTCTTGCCTG AAGCTACCAAGGCCGAGGAGGGATCCCTTCTGGACAAAATGAAGGGCTATGTGAAGGAGGCCACCACAACTGCCAAGGATGTGGTTCAGAAGACCAG AGACTGGATGACTGAGAGCTTCAGCTCCCTGAAAGACTACTGGAGCTCGTTCAAAAGCAAGTTCCAGTGA